The DNA window gatttaaattactttctacATTAATTTGTTCACTATAAACTTCTTCTGTATTTTCTCTATTCTCTTCTATtacttctatacttatattattggTTTCAGTTTGTTCTGTGTATGAAACTTCGGTGAAAGATTCAATGGTAACATTTTGCGATGACTCGGCTTCACAGGAACTTTCAGTAGTGTAGACCAACTCCTCAAATGTTGGAGGAGCTATGTTAACTGGTGATAGTTCTCTTGTGGTGCTAGCTCTTTcttttgatttctttttctgaaaataattgtttgtttttataatggtACTATgatagataattaattttatatttagaaagaGAAATAAGTGATAAGtgacttttaattttcaataaagcaattattaataatgtttaacaAGTTTATACTAATAAGAGCATGTAAATATCCctaagatattattaaaatattttaattcattcattGTGACTtcgtaataaatgaaaatatgaaaatatgaaaGGAATGAGCCAAAATATTCAGTTAAATACATCAAGGACAGAACGTTTGTATTAGACGACTTTCCATACATATTgctctatttaaaatatatttacaagaatggaatttatttataaaagaatgGAATTGACTATAGGAGTAAGGCCATGCGAATTGCATGTTTTAAATGCAACATGCATGCTTAGTAAACAACATGTTTATATAGCTGcgcaaaaactaaaacaaaggaTTACATTTTAACTTATTTAGCACTTACATCTTTGCGTTTCTCCTTCACCATTGTAGCCATGATGATCGATTACTATCCAAATgagtattttaaaatcaaacaaCAATAGTTAAACCTTTTATGaaacgattttatttatgtacattcgTGTTATTCcccaaaatcaaaacaaagtGTTGAAAAATCATATGTTGACTGACAGCAGGATAGAGTATTGTATATCAATAATGTTAGAAAAAGATAAAGGTAATTAGATGTTCAATGTTGTATGAAATTTAGCACTGAAACGCAACAATCAGCTGTGAATATGCCAAATAGTAGTTGAAGTATGTAAATCTTGTCGTTGTTAGTCGATTTTTGAAGTCAATCactactagaaaaaaaaatcctagcCACTAGAAAACTTGAGATTTTGAGATAACATCATTTTATTATGCCagtattatgtactttttgCAATAGTTCtccttgaaaataaataaaaagaaaatcttttttatatcaaaTTGCAGAAAATAGAAACCTTAATAGAATTTCATACTTGGTCAATTCGTTTAGAAAATCTCTTTTCCACGTAAACcatattaagtataatatgtattgttgGTTTGTAGGTGCACTATACATTTTTACGCTGTCATTTATCTTTTGGGTCATATTATAATGAGTTGAAGCTAATACTTCCTACTAAGGACTTTGAAAATTGTAGTTATGGTATTCTAGATGACTATAAGTTGTTTTGCGGTATAGTCAAACTAGTTTATATGTTAAGAGCACCGAAATGATTTGATACGTATATCAAACTTTGTAGTTTCATCATGAGCCTTTGCCATGAAAAGGATTTGCCATACTTAGCATGTGTGATCTCAGTTTAACAGATTCAGATTGATCAGAGAGCACTGCTGCCTAgttctgtcaaatgtgtagtccctagTCCCTAGCCAGCTAGTTCAACACCCGCGGCCGTCGAAGAGTAGAGGTGATGCTAAATATAGgtcttttatattattctacTCGGCCGACACCAcgcaaaaatttaaaatttgctattatcaaataatgtaaaaacaaTTGCAGCTCATCCTTTACTATTTTTCCCTTGACCCAACTTTGCCTTCCGAaaatgtgaaaatattattacttactagttttttttataaaattatgtggGTACGTAGGTACTCTGTAATTTTAAAACGTAAGAACTTTGATcccaaattattttttcatttgaaCTCACTTTACAAAGTTGATTTACACCGTCACTGCTCTAAACAGCTGACAAACGCATGATGGAATTTTCTAACTTTtacgataaatattattatttatgtaacatttgCGCTCTTTGACCCTAACACGTTACCAGTGCATCATGCTTTGGATCACGCCGATACTCAAACTTATCTCATATACTCGTTTATCAACATCTTCCTTACGTACCTACATTAACACATCGGAAAGTAAACAAATCTATTAGAAACAGCCCTGGACTACTCATGATTAAGTATCTCCTAAACTATGACCCATTTACGTGTTACATGCATGAAATAGGGCCATGGGTATTGATAAAAGCGTTCatgtaatattttgtcattgatttcacaatattaaattaagtttctACCAAGACCACGTCAGTATTAGGAATACCTAAAAGTCCGCAAAAATAACCAATCACGTGTGTACTTCGTCAGCACTGGAATGGACTGTATAAGGCCGTgtacattattccagttgcactggattgatcgcactggaccgaaaagtagaccgcgaatccagttactggactggaatgcttactggattcagttcattccagtgccggtttactttttccagtaagcaatccagtactggactggatcgctggactggaataatgtaaaccgggcatatAGTCAAACTAGTTTATATGTTAAGAGCACCGAAATGATTTGATACGTATATCAAACTTTGTAGTTTCATCATGAGCCTTTGCCATGAAACGTGTATTTGCCAAGTCTACATAGCTAATAGCACGTGAATTTGAGATAGGAGATCTCAGTTTAGTAGATTCAATCCTTATCATCAGAGCACTGCTGGTCAATTCTGTTAAATGTGTAGTTCCTAGTCCCTAGCCGGTTCAACATCCGCGGCCGTCGAAGAGTAGATGATGACAAATATAGGTATCTACTCGGCTGATACCAcgcaataattaaaaatttgccaaaatcaaataatgtaaaaacaaTTGCTGTCCTCATCCTACTATTTTTCTTCCTCGACCCAACATTTCCTTCCGgaaattattacctactagtTATAcaccattaattttaaaacgtaaacGTGGTAGGTAAGAACTTCGATCCCAAATAGTTTTTTTCATTTGAACTCACTTTACAAAGTTGATTTACACCGTCACTGCTCTAAACAGCTGACAAACGCATGATGGAATTTTCTAACTTTtacgataaatattattatttatgtaacatttgCGCTCTTTGACCCTAACACGTTACCCAGTGCATCATGCTTTGGATCACGCTGATACTCAAACTTATCTCATATACTAGTTTATCAACATCTTCCTTACGTACCTACATTAAtacatcataaaataaacaaatctattAGAAACAGCCCTGGACTACTCATGATTAAGTATCTCCTAAACTATGACCCATTTACGTGTTACATGCATGAAATAGGGCCATGGGTATTGATAAAAGTGTTCaagtaatattttgtcattgatttcacaatattaaattatttaccaaGACCACGTCAGTATTAGGAATACCTAAATAGTCGTATGAATAAAATCGTAATTGTATATGGTGCTGTATAAGTCAGTGTACCTATTCTTGGAATTGTACTACTGACCGCTAGGTAAGCCTATCTTCAATGTCCACGTACCGTACGTAATCTTTAGTCGCGTCCAAAGTACGGTATACTTGTTGAGGAAACAGTTCAAGGCGGAGGATCTGGACTTAGACCCTATACACACAAAACTAAATTGTGACATCATTTATCACGGTCATTCACAGTTACTATTCgtcatatttgtttataaaacgtgTCTATTTAGTTACAAAGTAATGACGATATTTTGGTAGTCTGTTTAGTAATTAATCCTTTTTATCAAACTCGGTAATTTGAAAGGTGTTTGTGTTATCGGTATGTGTAGCTTCTAATATTATTAGACATTTTGAATGTATTCTGATAGTAACTGGATTTTAACACGTATCcaccataatataattattgtaggtAGGCATTTGCGGTCCTCATAAATTATCTAGGTTCTACcactaaatagatatttaaccATTTAGCTGGTTTATGACTATTTCTTTAGATCAAAAAATAACCGCAATTACtattaaacttatatttaaaaattaaaattagtagttaggtaattaaaaaataatcctgCATTACTCTcagtttaatttcaaaatttattacaaacaaaacttctttttaaataaaatatagctaatAGTTGTGCACTATAAAGATAAtatcacataaataatattaacgaaaacaaaatatattgcaATGTGAGTATTTAACTATGTTAAATATCGTAAGTTTAACTTTCTAGCAGCTATACAAACTATGTATATACATTTCACACTTGGTGTATTGCTTCTAAAGtttagtgaataaataaataaagcaagttATTAACCAATtgtataactaataataatcaatCTCTGTCTAGTATTGCATCTTCCTCGACCCACGTGCCGTATACTCCAGAGCACTGCGAACCGTGTGGTTCAGCTGCAACCAGCTACAATCAAATATCCTCAACAAACATTGAGCTGCCTCTAAGATGGCGGCTGCTCTTGATACGTAATATTTTCGTCTTCGTACTGTATGTTAGTGGGATTCTGTTGCGTCACTATAAATATAGGAGATTTCAGCTTCCGAGGAACAGGCGACGGTGACGTTGAATAACTCCTTTGCTGTGACGTAGTACTCTGCATTTTTGCGCGAAACATGACATTGTCGATTTCATGCATCGCTAAATCACGTTGGTGTTCGTCTAATTTTCTCAGTTTCTTCGCCAATAGCTGACCGTATAACTCATATTCGTCCATTTCATGCTTCACGCCACCTGATGATGCATTCTTCAAATACGTTACAGCTTCATCCATTCGTTTCTTTGCATAATTTAATTCTGAACTATTTTTGTTGGTTGGTGTTTTCGGAGAAACTGGTTTATTTTGTCGAACCATAGCTGTGTGTTTATCAGCTATACTGATATTTCTATTGATGTTGTTCGTATGGTCTGGAATCCCTGGTTGTGTTGAGTAGTTtcctgtatttgtataatactgaaacaaataaaaaaacctgtAAATATTGGATAGAAGTGTGTTAGAGTACTCTACCTACCCTGTAATGCACTTATTTATAAAGTATGCGAATTGAATCCAGATTACAAAATACTATTACGTAAGTACAATTTTTCACTTTAAGGATAAAGAGAATTAATATAACTAAACACCAGGTTTAATTCAAAACATGAATTTAATCAAACCCTAAACTTCACGTTCAGCAGTCGCGCTTTTAACCATTCAACAAACGAGGCTATCAGTACCagaagtttgaaataaaatagtatgATTAACTAtgaaataatgtacctactttaatttatttagcgTACAAAGTAAACGTTTGAAATATCAAACAACAAAGTGCCTAGACACATCTGAGATAACCATAATTTAAAAGCAAAACTAATTTGTAAAAACCAATCCAATATCGAATTGGCATATGTGTCGTACCAAAGTTTGGCTGCCAAATATACAAACTAAATGGTTATAGGCATTACGCAATTGGTTCCAATTTGGTCCAATACTTTACCAAAGACACGAAACTTGTCGTTAAAGatgaacaaatattattattcaaataccggtacaagtattaaaataaataaataacatagaaGCTATTAATATTTACCTCATTTTCCAATTGATTTGTGCTATCACATTCGTATTTGCCGCCAAGAAAACTCTCCATTAGTGAATAGGCGAACCAAGTCGTGCGATATCCCGGTTGAACTTTCTTTTTGCTGAGATGCATTCTGAAGGACGTCATTAATGATTCCTTTTTCTTCTTTAGATCAGTAATAGAACAATGTATGCTTAAAGATGCCTGTATCCTAAGCCAGGACTCGGAAACTTCACTTCTATTTCTGTGCAGCGGATGTTTTGGATCCCACAAATGTTGCTCTCTTCTGTACAGTTCTAAGAATTCTAAAACAGTATCGCTATTCCACgacatttttcaattttaatgaaaaatgttctaattattattcttcaaaacaaaaaacactGAGACCGCTTGTCTGACAGCCAATCAGAATACGTTCCTCGTCCAATGTTTGTGTATGATTACACGTGTGCTGGCCTCGTTCCACAAATTTTGCGATCAATGTTCGTCATTGGCATTTGGCGACCAACCAATAATGTTTGATGAAGTTATGATGTAATTTTATAGACTTTTCGAGAGGGAAAATTAAGTGATttgaataaatgtttgttttatttccaaTATGTAATTATCTTATTAGTTAATaagaatgtaaaaaatattttccctaTTGGATTCATGCTTAGACACTGCTCAGTTAGTTcatctctttctttctctctagCGTGGTCTCTTTCTTTAAAATTTCCCCCAATGCTTCTTTATATCTGTATTACTAAAAACTATTCTATTTAACTGTATAagtttaaattgatattatttacgctccataaaactgaaaaatactatTTCTGTAATAGGAACAATCTATTGTTCTACTTGAAATCTTGAAGTATTAGTGTTTACATAATCGACTAAAACTGTAAAACTAATTTCACTTTTAACGTGAATGTCAACACATGCcatacacatcacacatcacTAGTTGTATCTGACCAAAGTCCAAACAAAGTGTtgaatcataaaattaaataagtttatttaattattcattcgTCATACGTACGAGCGGCTTATCAcgtatatattttctattaaaacatcAGTTTACTTCAGTCAGTCGATTGAATTGTATTGAACAAGTAACAAATAATCGTGAACATTTACGTTTGTTCGGACTTTTAGaaagtatttaaaaagtttcgTGTATTTCTAAGGTAggttttaaaacttattatttaaattattacagtacagtaattaaataaatatgtattattgcAGTTTTCTAATGTGTTTAAACCAATTATTATTTCACAGtctattgcatttttttaattatttatagtgAAATCTGCTTTGGATTGcaaatttttgtaatattgttgaAGGTAGACAATACGCTACTATTGGATTATTAAGTGCGTTATATTTAATCACTTTCAAGATGTAATAGACAGTTAATTCTGTAATTTTTTTAGcactttagaaaaaaaagtttaatattttttttaatactaagattttaatttaattattttgtatttgctGCAGATGGCTACAGAAGTAAGTGCTCAAACAATGCCGCAGCTGCAGTCCGTGCAGAAGGCCATGGCTTTGCCCACAGTTGAGGCGGCCGTTGGACAAGTCGGAGCTTTCTACACAAGAGTCAAaggtatttctttcttttaatataCTTGTAATATTCTTTATGTCTAAAAATGTGTAAGATATCTTCTATAGTCTACATAACTTTACTAATCAGTGTCCAATTTGAGtcttattagattttcaataaacatttcataAGTGGGTAGACACAATCGAAAATGTAACcagttgtctaaataatctcgCTGACTTTATGAATTGCTGTGTACAATTTACATAagagtaatatattatgttgtctTGCATTATAAGCATTGTTATGTTGTTATGATGACACAGTGACACAGAAAAAACTATAAGTATTGcaataatgtaggtataatgTCATACTGCAAAAAATAACtcttaagaaaaaaatgctGTACCTATTTTAGAAGTAATAATTTTTCAAGGTAACTACTTACCAAGTGTTTATTAACAAGTTAagttttatatacctacctatcttaTTCTCatgatcataatatttattcaactgCATCTCAGACCTAATTCTGTTCAATATTTCGATAATCGAAATTCTTTGTAAAAGCATGCCATCTGGAAATGTAGTAAACGCTTGCACCCATCCAGAATAAGAGACCCTTTCTCTTTTTGCTGTAATTAATTATAGGAGGGAACAAGACTCTAAATATTCTCTTCCATTGATACAGGAGCCCACTCCTTGCTAGAATGGGCCCTATCCACTGCTGAGGCGGGTGTGTACCGCGCCGCCAACACAGCGGCGCCCTACGTGGCGGCGCCCCTTGCTGCTGGAGACGCCAGGGTGGCCGCCGCCATCGACGAGCTGGAGCGCCGCGTGCCACTCGTCACAGAACAACCCAAGGTCATTGTGGAGACCACCAAACAAGCAGTCCTGTCCAGAATCTCACCACATGTTAATAAGGTAAGATTTCGCTTCTTTTTCTTCAATCTACCTTCAGATTTTACGTAAAATGTAgttgattgatttaatttacGTCATTGCTTGTTACGATTTTATGAGACTGTTAAAATTGCGGCCTTAGCTGACTAGACTTATTTAAACATACTAGAACTACAATTCTAATTTTAGTCTACAGATAGACCTCGATGGTTAGAACTAATATTACAGGCGAAATGCAGCAGAGAACTcgttaattaaaacacaaaaaatgaaTTGTAAAACCAATTTCCGTTATCAGCATTCAAAGTCGaattaataataagaatatgCCGGACGCGGATGCATATTTATCTCAGGTCAGGAAGTGGCCCAAAGCCCCCAGCCCCCAATATATCGGCGACACGGTTCAAAGTGCAACTTTAGAGCAGGATGTTGCACTATCCGTGTAATGATTATCTATCATACAATGCAATGTTACGTTATTATTATATCGGATCATCACATCAGcagtttgtttataaaacatgGTCCCGCGACTCCCGCGTCAAAATATGCGTAGCCATTTCCGTCGGTCGGAAGTTTCGACCGGTTTTGTTGGACCGGTGGCTATTATCTACTCCGTATGTGGTAGTGCTTCGTTCATGCAACCTTTTTTGTTGCAATTACGGTTCTTTGATATTCacgatatgtatgtagtacCTAGTAGAGGTAAATAAGGTGGTGTAATAATGTAACTGTCAAGTctgcaatattatttataatgcgGTTTCTTATTAATGCATTTGCTTCGTTTATTCTTACACCTAAACAGCTAAACCGTTATTGATGAAATTAGCTAATGACATAGATCagattttaagaataaataaaagccAAACTATTTAAGAATTCTAGAATTTCTTTGGATGCGTCATGTCTATTAGCTGAGTATCCTCAGTTAAGCTACTGGGAAGAGTTCGTAAACTctcatgtattatttattttatggaaatgaactatacatatacctacttacaacaCTTTTCCGCCTTTTCACCATTTCCGAGAAATCTAATTTCCGTTAGATAGGCCCGTTATGTGAGGTCACAGGACTTTGTACATACAAATATcaagtttcaaattaatttaaaaagggtcaggtacaataaaataagaacTACTTCTTTCTATTCATTTTATGTGAAACTACCTGATGCCtgtggcttcgctcgcgtgtATTACGgactttgtaacaaataaaagtagccttagttactccttagtacatcagctacctgccaataaaagtcccgtcaaaatcaatatatgtatgtatagattgtGATATTAATAGGCATGGTCTCCAGTCTCTTTACACTGCTGCAGTATTTACTATACAGAGTACCTAACTATACATAAGTATAGAGTACGGTTGACCTGGTATGCTCATGTAACCGGTACGTACCTATGCTAGCGGTGTCCCGCGGTTAGTGATATAACTACAGACTACCCAGGCACACCACATTCCTGAAACTCACgttataactttattataagtCGTTGTGACTTGCGGCCAAGCGCTATGACGATAAATACATACGTATTAAGTTCTCAGTAATCATATCAGATTAGTAATTATGATCGTTCGTTAATATGTAATCTAGGTAGGTACTGTTTTGCAAAAGCTATCGCCGAATATTTATCGGTATCGTGGAAAATTCCTGACTAATTTTAGTTGCATGCATTTTTAAGATAATTTGTAACTGCGTAAATTGTCATAAAAGGCAAATATTTTTACCTACCAGCTATATACATACGTAacttcacgcctatctcccacgAGGGTAGGCTGAGACAAtgtaacgccaattgctacgaatcttacatacctctttcgctgtATATAATTGTATAATTGAGACCTATCTAATAGCCACGACGACTAGCTAGCATTCAACAAAGGTTTCAAAACATGAGCGAAATAATAGCATCAGTTTTTAcctaactaattaataattctgTACATAAACTAGCAACAAGCAGCGGTCACACGctcgtaaaaacaaaaataaagttctttgtAAATACTTTAATGCAGCTGTCTaccagacaaaaataaaaaacgacTAGCCTTCTAACCTATACatcgtgtaacaaaatacccatatacatctctacacaaagtttcagcttaataaaatacgattaaaaaaattggtaccaaatacttggtgtcgcatggttcttgatatCATACAaactttataaatcatacaaacttGTCACTACACTACAgaggtcactcgctaattacgaaacatttcttcagtaaatctgatcgcctagtacctatgtacgtaattttgattcgcatgaaaaaaaaaatattagaaaaattcataacttcgttccatgaaaacatgagtttaaaaaacccttcccgtatcgtttgttatgttatctagaaaccgtgcacttgatgtgtataccccctttttgttacaccgtgtatagtctttatatttagttatatttgcTCATAGCGACAAGCAGCTAGAACGGGTAACACTGCACCGATAAGATAATGTGAGCAGCGACTCATTATCACGCGGTGGACTGGACAATGAACCGGAACGTATCCACTTGTCACGATAAACATCTTTTATGAAACTACATGATTCTTTCTCGAAACTGTATACATTCTGGATGTTTCTGACACCATTGTGTGGCTGTGTGAACAGTTCCAATGGTGCTAACACAATGTACATATGAGCATGTGTACATAAGCACTAATACTTATCTTCCTTAGGTAATAACATGAGAGGTCGAGATAGTCACCTAATTACCTACTTGACGAGACATGGAATCCAGAAGCTAATAGTTTGCGCTAATCGAGTTATTAAGcgtaaaattagattttaaattgtCAAGGATAAAAAGATTTGCTCTTCAAGATTCTCAGCTACGTTAATTATTATGCATCTACCTAACTATAGCTGCACATAAGTAAGGTATGCATGTTCACGCATTGAGCAACGTTTTTATCTATAGGTTAACGTTAATGatgttataaattaatgatttacagttaatttacgataaaaataagctgtaacataggtacataggtgTAGGTCAAACACAATGTAAATAGAATTAGATAGTCGTTGTCAAGGTTACAAGATTAAAGTCCGCGTTACGTTCAGGATATATAAGATATAAGTACAtagataaatatgtaattatttgaataaaaatcctacttaggtacctatgtctgaaaatatgtatttgaaaatcATATCATTATGAAACTTATACTTTGTGTGAATTTCTTGCAATACCTATCGTACTATGAAAAAGCTGATAtgaaattaatcattttaatttatagtgaaataaattatttgtatcgTAAGTTGATATATTGATTGTATGATTTGTATGGATAACCGATAAGTCAAGTCAACGTTAATAAACActgttttattcaaaaaaaaaggaaaatgtagTAGACTATCCTAAAATAAAATGCACATTTTTGAAACatcagtaggtacatatttgtgATTAGTGCGACGCAACACTCTTTACATTCGTTTACATCGGCATGCAATTTGAGGACATACACAGCTACTAAATATAGCACAAAACTTtctttcttcataaaaatactgCTGCAATGTCATCGACCGCAGAAAATATACACAAAGCCATACGGCATTGAGCTTTACGAGTTTACGGGATGTGCACAATTGCTGGCTACAATGatttaacctctcgtatataagacacaatagaaaactcatTGTCTCGCCATAGTTATCGGGGTCCACTATGTAAATAACTGGGTATCAATTATATGAAATCAATCATATAACAATATACTACAATTTCACTTTGTTGTTGTCTTGTGATCGCAAATACGGCTACCGATACCGACAGAAATCATGTGGTTAATTTTCGAGAAATGTAGAGGCCGGGTATCCCCAGCTTAGATCAGCCAGATAGTAGATAGCAGCATGCATTACCTGTACTGGTATCTGAAATAAGTAATAGGCTTACCCTCTCCGTAGTTGCGGAtgacgtaacaggttaccggggctgccgtttaaagcaggagtaggaacggagtggtttttagtctgtaagagtctgatactccctctcgcctcacccaaggtggaaatcattggatgattttcccccatcaaaaaacgCCTTATTATTAATCAAACTAAAGTGATATTTCTAAATTAACAATGAAAAACATGAGATAGAAAGACTAACAAACGGCGCTGGTTCCATGCCATCAGTTGATCCATCCGCTTGTTTACCCTCTATTAcaccaaaaaaaaatccaataataaattaacactaAAACCTTGTCCCCAGGTATACACAGCCAAAACAGCAGCGGAGAACCGCGTCCACTCCCTCAAGGAGCTCTCATGGGCGAAGGCGAACGCGCTGCTGACCACAGCATACGGTCAGAAGGTGGTGCACAGCGTGGACGCCGGTGCATCGTACGCCATGCAGCTGCTCGACCACTACCTACCTGCCGTCGGAGCTCAGGAGGAAACTAGCAGTAAGTACTATAAGTAACCTTGTTGGAAATTAAGGCTAATAGGTATATGTACATGGAACCTAGTTACTAATATTGTAGAAAATTCTTAACTGCTAGATGGTAAACTAATCCTTCTTTCTTT is part of the Spodoptera frugiperda isolate SF20-4 chromosome 30, AGI-APGP_CSIRO_Sfru_2.0, whole genome shotgun sequence genome and encodes:
- the LOC118269580 gene encoding lipid storage droplets surface-binding protein 2 isoform X2, translated to MATEVSAQTMPQLQSVQKAMALPTVEAAVGQVGAFYTRVKGAHSLLEWALSTAEAGVYRAANTAAPYVAAPLAAGDARVAAAIDELERRVPLVTEQPKVIVETTKQAVLSRISPHVNKVYTAKTAAENRVHSLKELSWAKANALLTTAYGQKVVHSVDAGASYAMQLLDHYLPAVGAQEETSTVSNDPALHTVQTVGRLSAVAARRVWANLAYKVNELRNSGVELDVRRYITALLAALHLAKVTSDAQQQEKEQEQQEKEKFQTPEPSPPASATSSPPKNTEESSPTTANKVKSTPESKSTETSN
- the LOC118269685 gene encoding uncharacterized protein LOC118269685, with the protein product MSWNSDTVLEFLELYRREQHLWDPKHPLHRNRSEVSESWLRIQASLSIHCSITDLKKKKESLMTSFRMHLSKKKVQPGYRTTWFAYSLMESFLGGKYECDSTNQLENEYYTNTGNYSTQPGIPDHTNNINRNISIADKHTAMVRQNKPVSPKTPTNKNSSELNYAKKRMDEAVTYLKNASSGGVKHEMDEYELYGQLLAKKLRKLDEHQRDLAMHEIDNVMFRAKMQSTTSQQRSYSTSPSPVPRKLKSPIFIVTQQNPTNIQYEDENITYQEQPPS
- the LOC118269580 gene encoding lipid storage droplets surface-binding protein 2 isoform X1, with the translated sequence MATEVSAQTMPQLQSVQKAMALPTVEAAVGQVGAFYTRVKGAHSLLEWALSTAEAGVYRAANTAAPYVAAPLAAGDARVAAAIDELERRVPLVTEQPKVIVETTKQAVLSRISPHVNKVYTAKTAAENRVHSLKELSWAKANALLTTAYGQKVVHSVDAGASYAMQLLDHYLPAVGAQEETSNEIVAVSNDPALHTVQTVGRLSAVAARRVWANLAYKVNELRNSGVELDVRRYITALLAALHLAKVTSDAQQQEKEQEQQEKEKFQTPEPSPPASATSSPPKNTEESSPTTANKVKSTPESKSTETSN